A single window of Poecilia reticulata strain Guanapo linkage group LG10, Guppy_female_1.0+MT, whole genome shotgun sequence DNA harbors:
- the pdgfrl gene encoding platelet-derived growth factor receptor-like protein yields the protein MKLWAVFCLALLCLELQNGSCQATKRKKDAAESSAHPGGKRARARQPALTSRKGKSQSLLTQVLDKGRFLRLGPSTTLTPGKSVELRCKGTNIGWSYPTYLDTFNDSRLSIKHSDKYSQLVLTSPSAADTGSYSCWVIVCDGTECQRDQDRTYASYVYFTDKENLFVPSAIHFEIVYLRPDKPAVVPCRVTDPQVEASLHREVPPEEITANQTLLTFDPTKGFILRNPSADLQGVFYCKAASKGTPQISTKYELLYVEVPSGAPFVSLGASPEMVRGGDNVNVTCTVLGEPEEDVSFSWSYPGQDKRPVHIQTLGRLVNRGMGHTTRVSQSILSVENMQTIDFGNYICKAKNLNGETIVMTKIASS from the exons ATGAAGCTCTGGGCTGTATTTTGTCTGGCACTGCTCTGTCTGGAGCTCCAAAATG GATCCTGTCAGGCGACCAAGAGAAAGAAAGACGCGGCGGAAAGCAGCGCCCATCCAGGTGGGAAGCGGGCGAGGGCCCGTCAGCCGGCCCTGACCAGCAGGAAGGGGAAGAGCCAGTCCCTGCTGACCCAGGTGTTGGACAAGGGCCGCTTCCTGCGCCTGGGCCCCAGCACCACCCTGACTCCCGGGAAGAGCGTGGAGCTGCGCTGCAAAGGGACCAACATCGGATGGTCCTACCCGACCTACCTGGACACCTTCAACGACTCGCGCCTCAG CATCAAGCACAGCGACAAGTACAGCCAGCTGGTCCTGACCTCGCCCTCTGCTGCAGACACGGGCTCCTACAGCTGCTGGGTCATAGTGTGCGACGGGACGGAGTGCCAGAGGGACCAAGACCGCACGTACGCCTCCTACGTCTACTTCACAG ACAAAGAGAACCTCTTCGTCCCGTCTGCAATCCACTTCGAGATCGTGTACCTGCGCCCCGACAAGCCCGCGGTCGTGCCCTGTCGTGTGACCGACCCCCAAGTTGAGGCGTCGCTCCACCGAGAGGTCCCTCCCGAGGAAATCACAGCAAACCAGACtcttttgacctttgaccccaccAAGGGTTTCATCCTACGGAACCCCAGTGCGGATCTTCAGGGGGTTTTCTACTGCAAGGCTGCCTCCAAGGGGACCCCTCAAATCTCCACCAAATACGAGCTGCTGTATGTGGAAG TTCCCAGTGGGGCCCCGTTCGTGAGCCTGGGAGCCTCTCCAGAGATGGTGAGAGGAGGCGACAATGTTAACGTGACCTGCACTGTGCTGGGAGAACCAGAGGAGGACGTGAGCTTCAGCTGGTCCTATCCTGGACAG GACAAGCGTCCGGTTCACATCCAGACGCTGGGGAGGCTGGTGAACAGAGGCATGGGCCACACCACAAGGGTCTCCCAGAGCATCTTGTCtgtggagaacatgcaaactatCGACTTCGGTAACTACATCTGTAAAGCCAAGAACCTAAACGGCGAGACAATAGTGATGACCAAAATCGCCTCTTCATAA